In a single window of the Mustelus asterias chromosome 3, sMusAst1.hap1.1, whole genome shotgun sequence genome:
- the spcs1 gene encoding signal peptidase complex subunit 1 — MLSYAKSFPTHMDYKGQQLAEQTFQRVIVASAIIGFIYGYMIEQFGWTVYIVLAGFVISCLLTLPPWPMYRNHPLNWQPELQIEEKKQTECVKKPKKHK; from the exons ATGCTGTCCTACGCGAAGTCGTTCCCGACCCACATG GACTACAAGGGACAACAATTAGCAGAGCAAACTTTTCAACGTGTAATTGTTGCATCCGCT ATTATTGGCTTCATTTATGGTTACATGATTGAGCAGTTTGGATGGACTGTTTACATTGTTCTGGCTGGTTTTGTCATTTCATGCTTG CTAACCCTCCCACCGTGGCCTATGTACCGTAATCACCCATTGAATTGGCAGCCGGAGTTACAGATTGAGGAGAAAAAGCAAACCGAATGTGTCAAGAAGCCAAAAAAGCATAAATAA